Proteins found in one Actinokineospora alba genomic segment:
- a CDS encoding DUF5703 family protein produces MSDGVVEGDWEYRPLRLPPAVSRLTAATQLAIHAEFAGWELSNVRLYSDGTRKVWLRRKRRPHPQPGIIT; encoded by the coding sequence ATGAGTGACGGGGTGGTCGAAGGCGATTGGGAGTACCGGCCGCTGCGGCTGCCACCGGCGGTGTCGCGGCTGACAGCGGCCACGCAACTGGCCATCCACGCGGAGTTCGCCGGATGGGAGCTGTCGAACGTGCGGCTCTACTCCGACGGCACCCGCAAAGTCTGGCTGCGGCGCAAACGGCGTCCGCACCCGCAGCCCGGCATCATCACCTGA
- a CDS encoding DUF2231 domain-containing protein: MPEFVNGLPLHALIVHLVVVMVPLSALGAVVIAVWPAARARFGWLVVAGAAVAAAATPVATNSGKKLERRLPENELINAHERLGDLMIYFTLPLFVVVLALMLAHRAATQVEPASWSRVAVIAAAVLAVGFGVASGVHAYRVGDAGSRAVWDGFDKLPVR, encoded by the coding sequence ATGCCTGAGTTCGTCAACGGTCTTCCACTGCACGCGTTGATCGTGCACCTCGTGGTCGTGATGGTGCCGCTGTCGGCCCTCGGCGCGGTGGTCATCGCCGTGTGGCCCGCGGCGCGGGCGCGGTTCGGGTGGCTGGTGGTGGCCGGAGCCGCGGTGGCGGCCGCGGCGACACCGGTCGCGACGAACAGTGGCAAGAAGCTCGAGCGCAGGCTGCCCGAGAACGAGCTGATCAACGCCCATGAGCGGCTCGGCGACCTGATGATCTACTTCACGCTGCCGCTGTTCGTGGTCGTCCTCGCCCTGATGCTCGCGCACCGCGCCGCCACCCAGGTCGAGCCCGCTTCGTGGAGCAGGGTCGCGGTGATCGCCGCGGCGGTGCTCGCGGTCGGGTTCGGGGTGGCCTCAGGCGTGCACGCCTACCGCGTCGGCGACGCCGGGTCGCGCGCGGTGTGGGACGGGTTCGACAAGCTTCCCGTCAGGTGA
- a CDS encoding MFS transporter, with protein sequence MTTTPVAVPERTVSRRVVFLLAVTCGVAVGNIYFPQAVTPLVASGLAVPADSAATVVTAAQVGYAVGIFLLVPLGDRFAHRPLIVCLLGLSGLGLLAASAASSLPFLLGASVLVGITTVVAPIIAPMAVGLVPDDRRGAVTGTLLAGSIGGMLLSRAFGGAVGEWLGWRAPYLVAAAMVLTMATVLVFVAPRTVPSTRQRYPSLLGEALRLLRSERELRRSCFYQATIFGAFTAVWTGLALLLTGPTYGLGAHVVGAFALVNAATMFCTPLAGRWIDRRGPDPVNLVCMVAVLVSAVVLAGGMRGGVAGLVALAVGTLVLDVAMQSGMVANQVRIFALRPDARSRLNTAYMTCAFLGGSIGSWCGVRAFAQFGWAGVCAVVAILSGAALTRHLLR encoded by the coding sequence GTGACGACGACGCCGGTGGCCGTGCCTGAGCGGACCGTGAGCAGGCGGGTGGTCTTTCTGTTGGCCGTCACCTGTGGTGTGGCCGTGGGGAACATCTACTTCCCGCAGGCGGTGACCCCACTGGTCGCCTCCGGGTTGGCCGTCCCGGCTGATTCAGCGGCGACGGTGGTGACCGCGGCGCAGGTCGGATACGCGGTCGGGATCTTCCTGCTCGTGCCGTTGGGCGACCGGTTCGCGCATCGGCCGCTGATCGTGTGCCTGTTGGGGCTCAGCGGGTTGGGGCTGCTCGCGGCGAGTGCGGCGTCGTCCTTGCCATTCCTGCTGGGGGCGAGCGTCCTGGTGGGGATCACGACCGTCGTGGCGCCGATCATCGCGCCCATGGCGGTGGGGTTGGTGCCCGACGACCGGCGCGGGGCTGTCACCGGCACCCTTCTGGCTGGGTCGATCGGCGGGATGCTGCTGTCGCGGGCCTTCGGTGGGGCGGTCGGGGAGTGGCTGGGGTGGCGGGCTCCCTACCTGGTGGCCGCGGCGATGGTCCTCACCATGGCGACCGTCCTGGTGTTCGTCGCGCCGCGCACCGTGCCCTCCACGCGGCAGCGGTATCCGTCGCTGTTGGGTGAGGCGTTGCGGCTGCTGCGAAGCGAGCGCGAGTTGCGACGGTCGTGCTTCTATCAGGCGACCATCTTCGGTGCCTTCACCGCGGTCTGGACCGGGCTCGCGCTGCTGCTGACCGGCCCCACCTACGGCTTGGGCGCCCATGTGGTGGGTGCTTTCGCGTTGGTCAACGCGGCCACGATGTTCTGCACGCCGCTCGCCGGGCGGTGGATCGACCGGCGTGGGCCGGACCCGGTGAACCTCGTCTGCATGGTCGCCGTCCTCGTGTCCGCGGTGGTGCTAGCGGGCGGAATGCGAGGTGGCGTCGCGGGACTGGTGGCGCTCGCGGTGGGGACGCTGGTGCTCGATGTGGCCATGCAGAGCGGCATGGTCGCCAACCAGGTGCGGATCTTCGCCCTGCGGCCCGACGCGCGCAGCAGACTTAACACCGCCTACATGACCTGCGCCTTCCTGGGCGGCAGTATCGGCTCCTGGTGCGGTGTTCGCGCCTTCGCCCAGTTCGGCTGGGCGGGCGTGTGCGCGGTGGTGGCGATACTGTCCGGGGCAGCGCTGACCCGTCACCTCCTGCGCTGA
- a CDS encoding alpha/beta fold hydrolase: MPTTTERFALSDGAKLSVQRAGEPEAGVTVVLAHSYAMDQREWHKIIAALPDATERPVQVVSYDHRGHGQSSAADEKTATVEQLGDDLAELLDGVVPQGLVVLAGHGMGGLVSMALAARHAALFEARVAGLALLSTPAGWVAEAAIPSSLGKIVQDLRAILGAKIVERVAQRIDKAKTIGLRWLLLGEDPEPDDVRLVAEMIAAHWPDTVALFRPALDRFDQEAALSVAAGTPVVAMVGDRDRVVPVSHVEALAGAVADGTAVVLPGLGHMLPLEGVAQVLPRLVGLAHAAFRR, translated from the coding sequence GTGCCCACCACCACTGAACGTTTCGCCCTGTCCGACGGGGCGAAGCTGTCGGTTCAGCGCGCGGGGGAACCCGAGGCGGGGGTCACCGTCGTCCTGGCGCACAGCTACGCGATGGACCAGCGGGAGTGGCACAAGATCATCGCCGCGCTGCCGGACGCGACCGAGCGGCCGGTGCAGGTGGTGTCCTACGACCACCGCGGCCACGGGCAGTCCAGCGCGGCCGACGAGAAGACCGCGACCGTCGAGCAGCTCGGTGACGACCTCGCCGAGCTGCTCGACGGTGTCGTGCCGCAGGGCCTGGTCGTGCTGGCCGGGCACGGGATGGGCGGCTTGGTCTCGATGGCGCTGGCCGCCCGCCACGCCGCGCTGTTCGAGGCCCGGGTGGCGGGGTTGGCCCTGCTGTCGACGCCCGCCGGGTGGGTCGCGGAGGCGGCGATCCCGAGTTCGCTGGGCAAGATCGTGCAGGACCTGCGCGCGATCCTCGGTGCGAAGATCGTCGAGCGGGTGGCGCAGCGGATCGACAAGGCGAAGACGATCGGGCTGCGGTGGCTGCTGCTCGGTGAGGACCCCGAGCCCGACGACGTGCGCCTGGTGGCGGAGATGATCGCGGCGCACTGGCCGGACACGGTCGCCCTGTTCCGTCCCGCGCTCGACCGGTTCGACCAGGAGGCCGCGCTGTCGGTGGCGGCGGGCACGCCGGTCGTGGCGATGGTCGGAGACCGGGATCGGGTGGTGCCGGTGTCGCATGTCGAGGCACTGGCGGGAGCCGTGGCGGACGGGACGGCGGTGGTGTTGCCGGGGCTGGGGCACATGCTGCCGCTGGAGGGTGTGGCCCAGGTGTTGCCGCGGCTGGTCGGGCTGGCGCACGCGGCGTTCCGGCGCTGA
- a CDS encoding M20/M25/M40 family metallo-hydrolase, with protein MTEHQSDTRAVAEAESVQLTSELIRIDTTNTGDPATVVGERAAAEYVAEKLAEVGFDTTYVESGAKGRGNVFARLEGADPSRGALLVHGHLDAVPADPSEWSVHPLSGAVQDDYVWGRGAVDMKDMVAMTLATARRFKRDGVVPPRDIIFAFLADEEAAGDYGSQWLVRNRPELFEGATEAISEVGGFSITVKDDVRAYMIETAEKGIAWLKLRVRGRAGHGSMVHEDNAVTKLTQAVARLGTHKFPLVLTESVREFLAAMSEITGMEFDEDDLDGAVGKLGAVARMVGATIRDTANPTMLTAGYKANVIPSVAEAVVDCRILPGREAAFERELDEILGPDVEREWVARLPAVETTFDGALVDAMTDSIVAEDPGARTVPYMLSGGTDAKAFDSLGIRCFGFAPLRLPADLDFAALFHGVDERVPVDALKFGTRVMDRFLRSC; from the coding sequence GTGACCGAGCATCAGAGCGACACCAGGGCTGTGGCTGAGGCCGAGTCGGTGCAGCTGACCAGTGAGTTGATCCGCATCGACACCACCAACACCGGGGATCCCGCGACGGTGGTGGGGGAACGGGCCGCGGCGGAGTATGTGGCGGAGAAGTTGGCGGAGGTGGGGTTCGACACCACCTACGTCGAGTCGGGGGCCAAGGGGAGAGGCAACGTCTTCGCTCGGTTGGAAGGGGCGGACCCGTCTCGGGGGGCGTTGTTGGTGCACGGGCACCTCGACGCCGTGCCCGCTGATCCGTCGGAGTGGTCGGTTCATCCGCTGTCCGGCGCTGTCCAGGACGACTATGTCTGGGGGCGGGGCGCGGTCGATATGAAGGACATGGTGGCCATGACGCTGGCTACCGCGCGCCGGTTCAAGCGGGATGGGGTGGTGCCGCCGCGGGACATCATTTTCGCCTTCCTGGCTGATGAGGAGGCCGCGGGCGACTATGGGTCGCAGTGGCTGGTGCGGAATCGCCCGGAGCTGTTCGAGGGGGCGACCGAGGCGATCAGTGAGGTGGGCGGGTTCTCGATCACCGTCAAGGACGACGTCCGCGCCTACATGATCGAGACCGCGGAGAAGGGCATCGCCTGGTTGAAGTTGCGGGTCCGCGGGCGCGCGGGGCATGGGTCGATGGTGCACGAGGACAACGCGGTCACGAAGTTGACGCAGGCGGTCGCCCGGTTGGGGACGCACAAGTTCCCCCTGGTGCTGACCGAGTCCGTGCGCGAGTTCCTCGCGGCGATGAGCGAGATCACCGGCATGGAGTTCGACGAGGACGACCTCGACGGCGCTGTGGGCAAGTTGGGTGCGGTGGCCCGGATGGTGGGGGCGACCATTCGCGACACCGCCAATCCGACGATGTTGACGGCCGGCTACAAGGCGAACGTGATCCCCTCGGTCGCCGAGGCCGTTGTGGACTGTCGGATCCTGCCGGGCCGCGAGGCCGCGTTCGAGCGTGAACTGGACGAGATCCTCGGGCCGGACGTCGAGCGGGAATGGGTGGCGCGGCTTCCGGCCGTCGAGACGACCTTCGACGGCGCCCTCGTGGACGCGATGACCGACTCGATCGTGGCGGAGGACCCAGGCGCCCGGACGGTTCCGTACATGTTGTCCGGTGGGACCGACGCGAAGGCGTTCGACTCGTTGGGGATTCGGTGCTTCGGGTTCGCGCCGCTGCGGCTGCCCGCGGACCTGGACTTCGCGGCGCTGTTCCATGGGGTCGATGAGCGGGTTCCGGTGGACGCGCTGAAGTTCGGGACCCGGGTGATGGATCGGTTCCTGCGGAGCTGCTGA
- a CDS encoding recombinase family protein has product MGERLVEGHGVIVAEFFDVACSRQVPWAERPQAGLLLAALADPDRGFDAVVVGEYERAFDAGQFDELLPVLEAHGVQLWLPETGGPVEFGSVMHQALMTVLGAQSRREVLRARHRAMAAMRTQAVDQGRYLGGRPPYGYRLVDAGAHPTRAHARWGRQLQRLAPDPVTAPHVRWIFAERGAGRSAASIARELNERGVPCPSSNDPTRNRHRSNTGWSLRTIIEIVENPRYTGRQVWGRTSTDRRHRSVTGRRPSTRRDMGEWAVSTKLAHEPLVSEGEFVNAQLAHTPRTSDTGVVRTYRLAGLVRCGLCGRRMDSHWVHGRAGYRCRHGRTSAQPAVSVAKSWYAREDRIVELIRDQLTNHGTRPMPDLDPVEVIRSSASLIEYRPGSITLNGPGTTSGKRPDTTEKRHADAKTNNPTKSV; this is encoded by the coding sequence GTGGGGGAGAGGTTGGTCGAGGGGCACGGGGTGATCGTGGCCGAGTTCTTCGACGTGGCGTGTTCGCGTCAGGTGCCATGGGCCGAGCGACCACAGGCAGGCTTGTTACTCGCGGCGTTGGCCGACCCGGATCGCGGGTTCGACGCGGTAGTCGTCGGGGAGTACGAGCGGGCGTTCGACGCGGGCCAGTTCGACGAGCTGTTACCGGTGCTCGAGGCCCACGGAGTGCAGTTGTGGTTGCCGGAAACTGGCGGGCCAGTGGAGTTCGGCAGCGTAATGCACCAGGCGTTGATGACGGTGTTGGGAGCGCAGTCACGGCGTGAGGTGTTGCGAGCTCGGCACCGCGCGATGGCGGCGATGCGGACTCAGGCGGTGGACCAGGGCCGATATCTCGGTGGTCGCCCACCGTATGGGTACCGGCTGGTCGACGCCGGTGCGCACCCGACCCGGGCGCACGCCCGCTGGGGACGGCAACTGCAGCGCCTGGCGCCCGATCCGGTCACCGCGCCGCATGTGCGGTGGATCTTCGCCGAACGCGGTGCCGGGCGCAGCGCCGCGTCCATCGCACGGGAGCTGAACGAGCGCGGTGTGCCGTGCCCGTCGAGCAACGACCCGACCCGAAACCGGCACCGGTCGAACACCGGATGGTCGCTGCGCACGATCATCGAGATCGTGGAGAACCCCCGGTACACCGGCCGCCAGGTCTGGGGGCGCACCAGCACCGACCGCCGCCACCGCTCCGTCACCGGGAGGCGCCCGTCGACCCGCCGCGACATGGGGGAGTGGGCGGTATCGACCAAGCTGGCGCACGAGCCGCTGGTCTCCGAGGGCGAGTTCGTCAACGCCCAGCTCGCCCACACCCCACGCACGAGTGATACCGGCGTAGTGCGCACTTACCGGTTGGCGGGCCTCGTGCGGTGCGGGCTGTGCGGGCGACGCATGGATTCCCACTGGGTCCACGGCCGGGCGGGTTACCGGTGCCGCCACGGCCGCACCAGCGCCCAGCCAGCCGTCAGCGTCGCCAAATCCTGGTACGCCCGGGAAGACCGCATCGTCGAGCTGATCCGTGACCAGCTGACCAACCATGGAACGCGGCCCATGCCCGACCTAGATCCGGTCGAGGTCATCAGATCGAGTGCGTCCCTGATCGAGTACCGCCCCGGCAGCATCACCCTGAACGGGCCAGGCACAACGAGCGGCAAGAGGCCGGACACAACGGAGAAACGACACGCCGACGCCAAAACAAACAACCCCACGAAATCCGTCTGA
- a CDS encoding V-type ATP synthase subunit I domain-containing protein: MTTTSTARGSARTWWPELVSWALGAILTTATLYGLLSEHAYRLDRQVEIESIAQDVLTLAMVPALVWAGRRSRTGSLPGHLLWLGLLAYIAYTYVIYAIGVPHNQAFLLYIAAVTLSVAAFVDGIGRIDMGAVAHAFGSSSHRGTGWFLIVIGVAFTGLWLTDIVPTIDGGLPTTIGTGGLPYPVYVADLGFALPAVVMTGIALVRGHIAAPVLGAIVLIKITTLGLAIWAMAIGTLMNDSDPNWTVAGLFAGMIVVCTTVLAHGMSRIARPSSGWLRPTLWQS; this comes from the coding sequence ATGACCACCACCTCGACGGCGCGCGGATCCGCGCGCACCTGGTGGCCGGAACTCGTGTCATGGGCACTGGGCGCGATCCTCACCACCGCCACCCTGTACGGGCTGTTGTCCGAGCACGCCTACCGGCTCGACCGGCAGGTGGAAATCGAGTCGATCGCCCAGGACGTCCTCACCCTGGCGATGGTGCCCGCGCTTGTCTGGGCGGGGCGTCGAAGCCGGACCGGATCGCTGCCGGGGCACCTGCTCTGGCTGGGGCTGCTCGCATACATCGCCTACACGTACGTCATCTACGCGATCGGCGTCCCCCACAACCAGGCGTTCCTGCTCTACATCGCCGCGGTGACCCTGTCCGTCGCCGCGTTCGTCGACGGGATCGGGCGGATCGACATGGGCGCAGTCGCGCACGCGTTCGGTTCCTCCAGCCATCGCGGCACCGGATGGTTCCTGATCGTCATCGGTGTCGCCTTCACGGGTCTGTGGCTCACGGACATCGTGCCGACAATTGACGGCGGGCTTCCCACCACCATCGGGACCGGTGGCCTGCCCTACCCCGTCTACGTCGCCGACCTGGGGTTCGCACTGCCCGCCGTGGTGATGACCGGGATCGCGTTGGTGCGCGGGCACATCGCGGCACCAGTCCTCGGCGCGATCGTACTGATCAAGATCACGACACTGGGCCTGGCGATCTGGGCCATGGCGATCGGCACCCTGATGAACGACAGCGATCCGAATTGGACAGTCGCAGGCCTGTTCGCGGGGATGATCGTGGTGTGCACAACGGTCCTGGCGCACGGGATGAGCCGCATCGCACGCCCGAGTTCCGGTTGGCTCCGGCCGACCCTCTGGCAATCCTGA
- a CDS encoding wax ester/triacylglycerol synthase domain-containing protein has translation MTDTVRHQRSRPGEPIVDRASPTDRAFLAMDTGQVPAQFGVVLRIDQVGTVDFSRVRQLLAERVPAIPRLRQRLIRVPFGCGGPIWVDDDTFDIGRHVRAVVCPAPGDERALLDTAISVIATPLPRDAPLWSVVCVSGLSGGGFALVVVLHHVLADGVGGLAVLANLVDGPSATNESDFPRPRPTRGRLLRQALLGRLRAPRRGRAAWRMLRASMSAGGGLRPLRAAPCSLIQRTGPRLVAAVVRVERAALRTAAHRHGATTNDALLVAVAGALHRVLTIRGESVERIAIAVPVSGRSDSGPELGNVVAPLLVQVPTAGDVGERLRTVAAEVHAHKADATGPPPIAVLGWLFRPLASLGGYRWYMTHQRRLHTLVSHVRVPFEGLAFDGSPITSAIPLALADGGNMTACFDAVSYAGTMTVTVIVDPDHFPDLEALTAGLRTELDLITHTVAAAG, from the coding sequence ATGACTGACACGGTGCGCCACCAACGCTCACGGCCTGGCGAGCCGATCGTCGACCGTGCGAGTCCCACGGACCGGGCGTTCCTGGCGATGGACACCGGGCAGGTGCCCGCGCAGTTCGGCGTGGTCTTGCGGATCGATCAGGTCGGCACCGTCGACTTCTCCCGTGTCCGACAGTTGCTCGCCGAGCGCGTCCCCGCGATTCCCCGGCTACGGCAGCGGCTGATCCGGGTTCCGTTTGGGTGCGGCGGTCCGATCTGGGTGGACGACGACACGTTCGACATCGGCCGCCATGTGCGCGCCGTGGTGTGCCCTGCCCCAGGTGACGAGCGGGCACTGCTGGACACGGCCATCTCCGTGATCGCCACACCGTTGCCGCGCGATGCGCCGCTGTGGTCGGTGGTGTGCGTCAGCGGACTTTCCGGCGGCGGGTTCGCTTTGGTGGTCGTGCTGCACCACGTCCTCGCCGATGGTGTGGGCGGGCTCGCAGTCCTGGCTAACCTGGTGGACGGTCCAAGCGCCACGAACGAGAGCGACTTCCCACGGCCGCGCCCGACTCGAGGCCGCCTCCTCCGGCAGGCGCTGTTGGGCCGGTTACGCGCGCCGCGCCGCGGCAGGGCGGCGTGGCGGATGCTGCGGGCTTCGATGAGCGCGGGTGGTGGCCTTCGCCCGCTGCGGGCCGCCCCGTGTTCACTGATTCAGCGGACGGGCCCACGTCTGGTCGCCGCCGTGGTCCGCGTCGAGCGCGCCGCGCTCAGGACCGCCGCGCACCGCCACGGCGCGACGACGAACGACGCCCTGCTGGTGGCGGTGGCAGGCGCGTTGCACCGGGTGCTGACCATCAGAGGTGAGTCCGTCGAGCGGATCGCCATCGCAGTGCCCGTGTCCGGCCGGTCGGACAGCGGGCCTGAACTGGGCAATGTGGTCGCACCACTGCTCGTCCAGGTCCCGACAGCGGGCGACGTCGGTGAGCGCCTGCGGACAGTCGCCGCCGAGGTCCATGCGCACAAGGCCGACGCGACCGGGCCGCCGCCGATCGCCGTGCTGGGTTGGCTGTTCCGACCGCTCGCCTCGCTCGGCGGTTACCGGTGGTACATGACCCACCAGCGCCGCCTGCACACGCTCGTGAGCCACGTCCGCGTGCCTTTCGAGGGACTGGCCTTCGATGGATCACCGATCACCTCGGCGATACCGCTCGCCCTGGCCGACGGCGGCAACATGACCGCCTGCTTCGACGCCGTGTCGTATGCGGGAACGATGACCGTCACGGTGATCGTCGATCCGGATCACTTTCCGGACCTCGAGGCGCTGACCGCGGGCCTGCGCACCGAATTGGACCTGATCACGCACACCGTCGCCGCCGCGGGATGA
- a CDS encoding LiaF domain-containing protein: MKPVRLWIGLVLLVLGTFLALDALDVLDALDAGTTIDWWWPAALSGLGVVAMITRGGSRSARRGHRVGPDPAGRHQRLGRRGPDRARAAHHDRHRCAGQCRAQPHPRPPLPAPVALFGEAKTTDHGEHFEHSTVSAVFGGATLDLRDAHIDRSATVDAFALFSGVDVLVPRGWRVSVGGLPIFGGYEDKTRGNGSLPRTRRCSRSTRPRSSAR, encoded by the coding sequence ATGAAACCCGTGCGGCTCTGGATCGGCCTGGTATTGCTGGTCCTCGGCACATTCCTGGCCCTCGACGCGCTCGACGTGCTCGACGCGCTCGACGCGGGCACCACCATCGATTGGTGGTGGCCCGCCGCGCTCAGCGGGCTCGGCGTGGTCGCCATGATCACCAGGGGCGGGTCTCGCTCGGCCCGCCGTGGTCACCGGGTTGGGCCTGATCCTGCTGGCCGACACCAACGGCTGGGCCGACGAGGACCTGATCGGGCCCGCGCTGCTCATCACGATCGGCATCGTTGTGCTGGCCAGTGTCGTGCGCAACCGCACCCACGACCACCTCTCCCGGCGCCGGTCGCACTGTTCGGCGAGGCCAAGACCACCGACCACGGCGAGCACTTCGAACACAGCACCGTCTCGGCCGTGTTCGGCGGCGCCACCCTCGACCTGCGCGACGCGCACATCGACCGATCGGCCACAGTGGACGCGTTCGCCCTCTTCAGCGGTGTCGATGTCCTGGTGCCAAGGGGATGGCGGGTCTCTGTCGGTGGGCTGCCCATCTTCGGCGGCTACGAGGACAAGACCAGGGGCAACGGCTCCCTGCCGCGGACGCGCCGCTGCTCAAGGTCAACGCGACCGCGATCTTCGGCGCGGTAG
- a CDS encoding Rv1733c family protein: MLSTMDLSRLVRRFWPGRSSLARPSDWIEAGSLLILVLLLMVAVPVAGAVGSEVYNTTSQLAQRQRDDRTPTTATLLDPAPGVERGALGELVRASWVQPDEQVAVGKVSVRQEAAAGDRVDIWVDRSGEVTLAPMTDGGAVVAAVATGVIALCLGVVGLLLAYLLVRWSLDRFRLRRWADEWTRVRVEWTTRQE; the protein is encoded by the coding sequence ATGCTCTCCACAATGGACCTGAGCCGACTGGTCCGCCGCTTCTGGCCCGGGCGCTCCTCGCTGGCCAGGCCGTCGGACTGGATCGAGGCGGGCAGCCTGCTCATCCTCGTCCTGTTGTTGATGGTGGCGGTGCCGGTGGCGGGCGCAGTGGGCTCCGAGGTCTACAACACCACCTCGCAGCTGGCCCAGCGGCAGCGCGACGACAGGACGCCGACGACCGCGACCCTCCTCGATCCGGCGCCCGGCGTCGAACGCGGCGCACTGGGCGAGCTCGTGCGTGCCTCCTGGGTGCAGCCGGACGAACAGGTCGCGGTCGGGAAGGTCAGCGTGCGCCAGGAGGCGGCCGCGGGTGACCGCGTGGACATCTGGGTCGACCGGTCCGGCGAGGTGACCCTCGCGCCGATGACCGATGGGGGAGCGGTCGTCGCGGCGGTGGCGACCGGCGTGATCGCCCTGTGCCTCGGCGTCGTCGGACTCCTCCTCGCCTACTTGCTCGTGCGGTGGTCGCTGGACCGCTTCCGGCTGCGCCGCTGGGCGGACGAGTGGACCCGGGTGCGCGTCGAGTGGACGACCAGACAGGAATAA
- a CDS encoding acyltransferase family protein, translated as MSTTSEPRTSTRLPQIDNLKTLMVAWVISGHALLGYSATGGWAYDENNEVTFTPGVELALGTILGSSGLYMIGVFFFVAGLFSPEALARKGAGGFTRNRLRRLGVPFLVSALLLWPLSMWLAYRAADREGAPWDVMLAREPLLDSGALWFAGILLIYSLGFAAWRRFGRHRPVLLARRPPDPALTEVPAGRGPCAVWRPPPHAL; from the coding sequence ATGTCCACGACCAGCGAACCGAGAACAAGCACCAGGCTGCCGCAGATCGACAACCTGAAGACCCTGATGGTCGCCTGGGTGATCAGCGGGCACGCCCTGCTGGGCTACTCGGCCACCGGCGGATGGGCCTACGACGAGAACAACGAAGTCACGTTCACCCCGGGCGTCGAGTTGGCCCTGGGCACGATCCTGGGCTCGTCCGGGCTCTACATGATCGGGGTGTTCTTCTTCGTCGCCGGCCTGTTCTCCCCCGAAGCGCTGGCTCGCAAAGGCGCGGGCGGCTTCACGCGGAACCGGTTGAGGCGGCTGGGTGTGCCCTTCCTGGTCTCGGCGCTGCTGCTGTGGCCGCTCTCGATGTGGCTGGCCTACCGGGCGGCGGACCGCGAGGGCGCGCCGTGGGACGTGATGCTCGCCCGTGAGCCGCTGCTGGACTCCGGTGCCCTGTGGTTCGCCGGGATCCTGCTGATCTACTCGCTGGGTTTCGCCGCGTGGCGCCGTTTCGGCAGGCATCGCCCTGTGCTTCTGGCTCGGCGCCCGCCTGACCCGGCGCTGACCGAAGTCCCGGCCGGACGGGGGCCTTGTGCCGTGTGGCGGCCGCCACCGCACGCGCTGTGA
- a CDS encoding polysaccharide deacetylase family protein, whose product MITWLRTHRLVAVGASALVVLLVAVLSVVLTRGSDEPDVAEPGASTTMETTTTMSASATATSTTRPSPKPTTSTAPTTKAPPFPAALRGQDLTVLPTSRKVVALTFDAGANSAGLSKILATLSAKQVPATFFLTGTWARSNPAGVRSITAGGHRVGNHSMTHPHLRGMSDAAVADELAQAERAIRAAGADPRPWFRFPFGDRDARAISAVNAAGYVSVRWTVDTLGWKGTSDGITAAQVTERTLNALRPGEIVLMHIGSNPDDKSTLDADALPGMIDALRARGYGFVTMDAALG is encoded by the coding sequence ATGATCACGTGGCTGAGGACGCACCGCCTGGTCGCGGTGGGAGCGAGCGCGCTGGTGGTGTTGTTGGTAGCCGTGCTGTCGGTGGTGCTCACCCGAGGCAGTGACGAACCGGACGTGGCGGAGCCGGGCGCTTCGACCACCATGGAGACGACCACGACGATGTCGGCGTCCGCCACCGCGACGTCGACCACGCGGCCGTCACCGAAGCCCACCACCTCGACGGCGCCGACGACGAAGGCCCCACCGTTTCCCGCCGCGCTGCGCGGGCAGGACCTCACGGTGCTGCCCACCTCCCGCAAGGTCGTCGCACTGACCTTCGACGCGGGCGCGAACTCGGCGGGCCTGTCCAAGATCCTGGCGACGCTCTCGGCCAAGCAGGTGCCCGCCACGTTCTTCCTGACCGGCACGTGGGCGCGGTCGAACCCGGCCGGGGTCAGGTCGATCACGGCGGGCGGGCACCGGGTGGGCAACCACTCCATGACGCACCCGCACCTGCGCGGGATGTCCGACGCGGCGGTCGCCGACGAGCTGGCTCAAGCCGAGCGGGCGATCCGGGCCGCGGGCGCCGACCCGCGCCCGTGGTTCCGGTTCCCGTTCGGTGACCGTGACGCCCGCGCCATCTCCGCGGTCAACGCGGCGGGCTATGTCTCGGTGCGCTGGACGGTCGACACCTTGGGCTGGAAGGGAACCAGCGACGGGATCACCGCCGCCCAGGTGACCGAGCGGACCCTGAACGCGCTGCGGCCCGGCGAGATCGTGTTGATGCACATCGGCTCCAACCCCGACGACAAGTCCACTTTGGACGCCGACGCGCTGCCCGGGATGATCGACGCGCTGCGCGCCAGGGGATACGGGTTCGTGACGATGGACGCCGCCCTCGGCTGA